One stretch of Candidatus Hydrogenedentota bacterium DNA includes these proteins:
- the thpR gene encoding RNA 2',3'-cyclic phosphodiesterase: MRCFLAIALPPAVRQHLASLQERLRRARASVSWPRAENLHLTLRFLGETSEEQATAVSDILVPALAACIRPQLAVRGVGAFPRLDRPSVIWTGVETPGAALAAIQAHCEEAARTAGSKAEKKPFAAHITLGRVRDQRRLRELVRCLRGEHDFSAGEFAPVAVTLFESDLTPGGALYTPLREFPLYAASDDPE, encoded by the coding sequence ATGCGCTGCTTTCTTGCGATAGCACTGCCACCGGCCGTGCGGCAGCACTTGGCCTCGCTGCAGGAGCGGCTGCGGCGCGCCCGGGCAAGCGTATCCTGGCCCCGGGCGGAGAACTTGCATCTCACGCTGCGGTTTCTGGGCGAGACCAGCGAGGAGCAGGCAACGGCAGTCTCGGACATCCTCGTTCCCGCGCTTGCCGCGTGCATCAGGCCCCAATTGGCCGTGCGCGGCGTGGGCGCATTCCCGCGCCTGGACCGGCCGAGCGTGATATGGACAGGCGTGGAAACGCCGGGCGCGGCGCTTGCGGCCATTCAGGCCCATTGCGAAGAGGCCGCCAGAACAGCCGGTTCAAAAGCGGAGAAGAAACCTTTTGCCGCGCACATCACGCTGGGGCGTGTGCGCGATCAGCGCCGTCTTCGGGAACTCGTCCGGTGCCTTCGCGGAGAACACGATTTCAGCGCGGGTGAATTTGCCCCAGTGGCTGTGACATTATTCGAGAGCGACTTGACGCCCGGAGGCGCGCTGTATACCCCCTTGCGAGAATTCCCGCTCTATGCAGCATCTGATGACCCTGAATAG
- a CDS encoding protein-L-isoaspartate(D-aspartate) O-methyltransferase, with protein MVETQIARRGVRAPEVLGAMRTVPRHLFVPAEYERAAYEDHPLQIGFGQTISQPYMVAAMTELLELRPEDRVLEVGAGSGYQAAVLATLAREVISIERHPGLAERAADRLAGLGYDNAVVYCGDGSLGWPDEAPYDAILVTAGSPCIPHALKNQLAPGGRLVCPTGSRDVQRLINIVRTETGFTETYGISCIFVPLIGEQGWPEDTF; from the coding sequence ATGGTCGAAACGCAGATCGCCAGGCGCGGCGTGCGTGCGCCGGAAGTGCTCGGTGCGATGCGGACCGTTCCACGACACTTGTTTGTGCCGGCGGAATACGAACGCGCCGCCTATGAAGACCACCCGCTCCAGATCGGCTTCGGCCAGACCATCTCGCAGCCCTACATGGTTGCGGCAATGACCGAACTGCTCGAACTGCGGCCCGAAGACCGTGTGCTCGAGGTCGGCGCGGGCTCCGGCTATCAGGCAGCCGTTCTGGCAACCCTTGCGCGTGAAGTCATCAGCATTGAGCGCCATCCCGGATTGGCGGAAAGAGCCGCGGACCGGCTGGCCGGGCTCGGCTACGACAACGCCGTCGTATACTGCGGCGATGGATCACTCGGCTGGCCCGACGAAGCGCCATATGACGCGATACTGGTCACCGCGGGCAGCCCGTGCATACCGCACGCGCTCAAGAACCAATTGGCGCCCGGCGGGCGGCTTGTTTGTCCCACAGGCTCTCGGGACGTGCAGCGACTTATCAATATCGTGCGGACGGAGACCGGTTTCACGGAAACGTATGGGATAAGCTGCATTTTTGTGCCGTTGATCGGGGAACAAGGCTGGCCCGAGGACACTTTCTGA
- a CDS encoding radical SAM protein, translated as MLRILIPRMPLLPFAYRMARWHVRYLLFRRATPLACGLYITSACNLKCHFCNIWRVRPPKTVREEDARARIRQLGALKLVYLSISGGEPLAVPYTIPLLGYAKECGILYTHVVSNGYLMNEDRAHQLADARVSEISFSLDGPEAVHDVVRGMEGSYRGVLRAIECVRAHAPRTRIVMNTILSPTEPQHARYVVNLARELGVEIKVQPKNDHPGLEVTDPADPYRRRLSPEEQQTLTAAVGQLIAAPHVVNSKTFLRNYLAFMLQPENLLLRRAACIYGCHHLESYGNALFPCLEGMNWTDGFDWSGRPVAETLASPEYQAKLRELRDCDRCTRNYYVCYYEPRLNFPLWNLVGSRWTTWRRGGVKTI; from the coding sequence GTGCTCCGAATCCTGATCCCGCGCATGCCGCTCCTGCCCTTCGCGTACCGTATGGCGCGCTGGCACGTGCGCTACCTGCTCTTCCGGCGGGCCACGCCGCTCGCGTGCGGCCTCTACATCACAAGCGCGTGCAATCTCAAGTGTCATTTCTGCAACATCTGGCGTGTGCGCCCGCCGAAGACCGTGCGCGAGGAGGACGCCCGCGCACGCATCCGCCAGCTTGGCGCGCTCAAGCTGGTGTATCTGTCCATCAGCGGCGGCGAACCGCTTGCCGTACCCTACACCATCCCGCTGCTCGGCTACGCGAAAGAGTGCGGCATCCTCTACACCCACGTCGTGTCCAACGGCTACTTGATGAATGAGGACCGGGCACACCAACTGGCCGACGCGCGCGTCTCTGAGATCAGCTTCAGCCTCGACGGTCCCGAAGCCGTGCATGATGTCGTGCGCGGGATGGAAGGGTCCTATCGCGGCGTGCTGCGCGCGATCGAATGCGTCCGGGCGCATGCGCCGCGCACGCGCATCGTCATGAACACCATCCTGAGTCCGACCGAACCGCAACATGCTCGGTATGTAGTGAACCTGGCGCGCGAGCTCGGCGTGGAAATCAAGGTGCAGCCCAAGAACGACCATCCCGGACTCGAAGTGACGGACCCGGCGGACCCCTATCGCAGGCGCTTGTCTCCCGAGGAACAGCAGACGCTGACGGCCGCGGTCGGCCAGTTGATTGCGGCGCCGCACGTGGTAAATTCAAAGACCTTCTTGCGCAATTATCTGGCGTTCATGCTGCAACCGGAAAATCTCCTGTTGCGCCGCGCGGCATGCATCTATGGCTGCCATCACCTCGAAAGTTACGGGAACGCCCTTTTCCCCTGCCTCGAAGGCATGAATTGGACCGACGGGTTCGACTGGAGCGGCCGCCCCGTCGCGGAGACGCTTGCCTCGCCGGAGTATCAGGCCAAGCTGCGGGAACTGCGCGACTGCGACCGGTGCACGCGCAACTACTACGTCTGCTACTACGAACCGCGTCTCAACTTTCCGTTGTGGAATCTCGTGGGATCGCGCTGGACTACCTGGCGGCGCGGGGGCGTGAAAACCATCTGA
- a CDS encoding glycosyltransferase family 39 protein, whose product MGATHNNHMANSTPHAERHATRALLCGILLFGLLLRLQGWDYCITPDEAVAFDLFVRKGWRGIFLQPYFSTNHPVYSFLMWLAYLAFGERDWVLQLPALVFGLAAIPTVYGAGRTLLNSRAVALVAAALLAWAPYHVAYSMSARGYTLVMLCALASALLLYLCLDRPTVPRLAALALCTFVMGLTHLSSLVLLSAWAAVLVAFTAGVCLAGRSRPIQALGRAAITAAALGIGLALVCIAYLPVFSLHRGLWRRIFHGAWPEDLLNFLSGAEQSVWHPFDRFAESITGLVGIAFWCAAALALFGLLTALARRRFGAGILLAALACPAAALLVVDLKPEPRYTLFLLPFFVIALAAGVVACIDALAWALARIPGFLVSSSSGLRTATACVFIGLYCAATAHFYVRDFPRGTTWLTCVFADCKSAARFLAVHMEDDDVVGFDQQLPAPVEHYLTRYVFPVLRPSPEPPESCRLWWIASPPDLAELPQISGAHAMRPAASYRGCALYQGWLALGTPQRTLAPPFSVDQAAPPLARLHPWTMDGDAGHVELTAAAGEQTPGHSALRVRFPEPDAFWATYSPPFSVSEGNLITVRAAVRGDVSLRNTGLALRFFDAHGSIVDSRRRAVPSASSNGMRPRWAVFQFRVLCPPGVQAASAGWYVNPPAPAGFHIDLRDMAIWVQAVQRITPQEGPEDRTP is encoded by the coding sequence TTGGGCGCGACGCATAACAATCACATGGCGAACAGTACTCCACATGCTGAACGCCATGCCACGCGCGCCTTGCTGTGCGGAATCCTGTTATTCGGCCTCCTGCTCCGACTTCAAGGCTGGGACTACTGCATCACCCCGGACGAAGCCGTGGCATTCGACCTTTTCGTCAGGAAAGGGTGGCGCGGCATCTTTCTTCAGCCGTACTTTTCGACGAACCACCCGGTCTATTCATTCCTGATGTGGCTGGCGTATCTGGCGTTCGGCGAACGGGACTGGGTGCTGCAGCTTCCCGCCCTGGTGTTTGGGTTAGCCGCTATTCCAACGGTGTATGGTGCGGGCCGGACTTTGCTCAACAGCCGCGCCGTCGCACTTGTTGCGGCGGCGTTGCTTGCCTGGGCCCCTTATCATGTCGCGTATTCCATGAGCGCGCGCGGCTACACCTTGGTCATGCTCTGCGCACTGGCTTCCGCGCTCTTGCTCTACCTCTGCCTTGATCGACCCACGGTGCCGAGACTGGCCGCACTGGCGCTCTGCACATTCGTCATGGGCCTCACGCACCTCTCCTCCCTTGTCCTGCTCAGCGCCTGGGCCGCGGTCCTTGTCGCGTTCACGGCGGGGGTATGCCTGGCGGGCCGGTCACGACCCATTCAGGCGCTCGGGCGCGCCGCCATTACAGCGGCCGCACTTGGCATAGGCCTGGCGCTTGTATGTATCGCCTACCTTCCTGTCTTTTCGCTCCATCGCGGGTTATGGCGGCGCATCTTCCACGGCGCGTGGCCCGAAGACCTCCTGAACTTCTTGTCCGGCGCGGAACAGTCTGTCTGGCATCCGTTCGACAGATTCGCCGAATCGATTACCGGCCTTGTCGGCATAGCCTTCTGGTGTGCCGCGGCGCTCGCTCTGTTCGGTCTCCTTACGGCGCTCGCGCGCAGGCGATTCGGGGCAGGCATTCTCCTTGCTGCATTGGCGTGTCCGGCTGCGGCGTTGCTCGTCGTGGACCTCAAGCCGGAACCGCGTTACACCTTGTTTCTATTGCCATTCTTCGTCATAGCGCTGGCCGCCGGGGTCGTGGCCTGCATCGATGCGCTGGCGTGGGCGCTTGCCCGCATTCCGGGCTTTTTGGTCTCGTCATCCTCGGGATTGCGCACGGCGACGGCCTGCGTCTTCATCGGCCTATACTGTGCGGCGACGGCCCATTTCTACGTCCGGGATTTCCCCCGCGGGACAACCTGGCTCACGTGTGTGTTCGCGGACTGCAAGTCCGCCGCTCGCTTCCTCGCCGTACACATGGAGGATGACGATGTTGTCGGTTTTGATCAGCAGTTGCCCGCGCCCGTCGAGCATTACCTGACGCGTTACGTGTTCCCCGTCCTCCGGCCAAGTCCCGAGCCGCCCGAAAGCTGCCGACTCTGGTGGATCGCGTCGCCGCCCGATTTGGCCGAGTTGCCGCAGATTTCCGGCGCGCACGCCATGCGACCGGCCGCCTCGTACCGCGGCTGCGCGCTGTATCAGGGGTGGCTCGCGTTGGGGACCCCGCAAAGAACGCTTGCTCCGCCGTTCAGCGTCGATCAGGCCGCGCCGCCGCTGGCGCGGTTGCATCCGTGGACCATGGACGGCGACGCCGGTCACGTCGAACTGACCGCGGCGGCAGGTGAGCAAACTCCGGGGCATTCCGCGCTTCGGGTGCGCTTTCCCGAACCGGACGCATTCTGGGCGACATACTCGCCGCCGTTTTCGGTGTCCGAGGGTAACCTGATTACAGTTCGCGCGGCGGTCAGGGGCGACGTAAGCCTGCGAAATACGGGTCTGGCGTTGCGCTTCTTTGATGCACACGGGTCTATCGTGGATAGCAGGCGCAGGGCCGTGCCCAGCGCTTCATCGAACGGAATGCGCCCCAGATGGGCCGTGTTCCAGTTTCGGGTATTATGTCCGCCAGGCGTCCAGGCCGCATCCGCGGGATGGTACGTAAATCCCCCTGCGCCGGCCGGTTTTCACATTGACCTGCGCGATATGGCAATCTGGGTCCAGGCCGTACAGCGCATAACCCCGCAGGAGGGGCCTGAGGATCGCACCCCGTGA
- a CDS encoding GntR family transcriptional regulator: MANKEEAPFSINLDSAIAVYVQIENQIEFAVASGKLKAGDLLPSVREMSNMLDVNPNTVTKAYRDLELLEVVHTRRGVGVTISEKATRICRDRALSSVRSHLKEAVAECIACGLPAADIRKIVSQTIETAPQPYLAAE; this comes from the coding sequence ATGGCGAACAAAGAAGAAGCGCCCTTTTCCATCAACCTGGACAGTGCGATTGCCGTCTACGTGCAGATCGAGAATCAGATTGAATTCGCGGTGGCGTCGGGCAAACTGAAGGCGGGAGATCTGCTGCCCTCGGTGCGCGAGATGTCCAACATGCTCGATGTCAACCCCAACACCGTAACGAAGGCCTATCGGGACCTGGAACTGCTGGAAGTGGTGCACACCCGGCGCGGCGTCGGCGTCACCATCTCCGAAAAGGCAACAAGGATTTGCCGGGATCGCGCTCTTTCGTCCGTTCGCAGCCACCTGAAGGAAGCGGTGGCGGAGTGCATCGCTTGCGGGCTGCCCGCCGCGGATATTCGCAAGATCGTATCCCAGACGATCGAGACCGCACCGCAGCCGTACCTGGCCGCCGAGTAA
- a CDS encoding YggT family protein, translating into MQHLMTLNSLLATAQRAFPPELVEPEQVAIAPAAQIISAMTGILLTLYMMAILLRWLGPWLELSDRALLMRGAARITDPLIRLMRRILPPMGPMDWGPLAALVVVWLVRLLLVRY; encoded by the coding sequence ATGCAGCATCTGATGACCCTGAATAGCCTGCTGGCCACGGCGCAGCGCGCTTTCCCTCCGGAACTTGTGGAACCGGAACAGGTGGCCATCGCGCCCGCGGCCCAGATCATCAGCGCCATGACCGGGATTCTGCTCACGCTTTACATGATGGCGATATTGTTGCGCTGGCTCGGCCCCTGGCTGGAACTCAGCGATCGCGCTCTCTTGATGCGAGGGGCAGCCCGTATAACGGACCCTCTAATCAGACTGATGCGGCGGATCTTGCCGCCGATGGGACCCATGGATTGGGGGCCGCTGGCCGCGCTCGTGGTGGTCTGGCTGGTGCGGTTGCTCCTGGTCCGGTACTAA
- a CDS encoding glycosyltransferase family 9 protein has product MFGGKRRATPPQAPRAILAIKCFGFGSILQMCPMLAALKEAHPDARITLLTFAQNAGAARLLPMIDDVATVEFRKGILVFLAETIRQILRLRRQRFDIIFDCEFFSYYVALITRLLRTTHTVCIGFFNNRRVRDWIFTHMIAIDVSQHISRLFLKMLAPLGVPATYRPLSECGIRPRPEALARVDALLESERLRADDLLVVANVNASDLCPNRRWPLGHFERLIREMLSAEPYGAHLVVALIGAGEESGYVDGLARRFPDRRVHNLAGHLSIEELAALLRRAVLFIGNDSGPLHLAVACGIPTVSFFGPETPRLYGPVGEHHRVFYRELHCSPCLNLFYSKDTRCTNNVCLKTISPEDVFPVVDDLLRRAPAQRAGAGEALEGASCSES; this is encoded by the coding sequence ATGTTCGGAGGCAAACGCCGGGCTACGCCGCCCCAAGCGCCGCGCGCCATTCTGGCCATCAAGTGTTTCGGATTCGGCAGCATTCTCCAGATGTGCCCGATGCTCGCGGCGCTGAAAGAAGCGCATCCCGATGCGCGCATCACGCTGCTGACGTTTGCGCAGAACGCCGGTGCTGCCCGGCTGCTCCCCATGATCGACGACGTGGCCACGGTCGAATTTCGCAAGGGGATTCTCGTGTTCCTTGCGGAGACAATTAGGCAGATTCTTCGGCTGCGGCGTCAACGCTTCGATATCATCTTCGATTGCGAGTTCTTTTCCTACTACGTGGCGTTGATTACACGGCTCCTGCGGACGACGCACACAGTTTGCATCGGTTTCTTCAATAACCGGCGCGTCCGCGACTGGATTTTCACCCACATGATCGCTATTGACGTGTCCCAGCACATCTCGCGCCTTTTCCTGAAGATGCTCGCGCCGCTCGGCGTCCCCGCGACGTACCGGCCGCTGTCCGAATGCGGCATCCGGCCGAGGCCCGAAGCCTTGGCGCGCGTCGATGCGCTGCTCGAAAGTGAGAGGTTGCGTGCAGATGATCTACTCGTGGTTGCGAACGTGAACGCGAGCGATCTGTGTCCGAATCGGCGCTGGCCCCTGGGCCATTTCGAGCGGCTGATCCGCGAGATGCTGTCTGCGGAGCCTTACGGCGCGCACCTCGTCGTGGCCCTAATCGGCGCCGGGGAGGAATCCGGCTATGTGGACGGCTTGGCGCGACGTTTCCCGGACCGCCGCGTGCACAACCTGGCGGGCCATCTCAGCATCGAGGAATTGGCCGCCTTGCTGCGTCGAGCCGTCCTATTTATCGGCAACGACAGCGGTCCGTTGCATCTCGCGGTGGCGTGCGGCATACCTACCGTTTCTTTCTTCGGCCCGGAAACGCCAAGACTCTACGGCCCCGTCGGCGAACATCATCGCGTGTTCTACCGGGAACTCCATTGCAGCCCGTGCTTGAACCTGTTCTACTCGAAGGATACGCGCTGCACGAACAATGTCTGTCTGAAGACGATTTCCCCTGAGGACGTATTCCCCGTTGTTGACGACTTGTTGCGGCGCGCTCCGGCGCAGCGCGCGGGCGCGGGTGAAGCATTGGAGGGCGCCTCGTGCTCCGAATCCTGA